The Podospora pseudopauciseta strain CBS 411.78 chromosome 2 map unlocalized CBS411.78m_2, whole genome shotgun sequence genome has a window encoding:
- the yml6 gene encoding 54S ribosomal protein yml6, mitochondrial (BUSCO:EOG09264NNY; COG:J; EggNog:ENOG503NXR2), whose product MAGKGMRCLSEAMRGLSLGAQTCRTVSVRTAPLISRRSMATEAPVSKITRSVAEKWTPITTVPVTVHSFPDLAPRSLETYSAKHLYLPLRRDILHLAVVYEGDNTRQGTAQAKTRWEVAGSHRKVRPQKGSGRARVGNKQSPLQRGGGKSHGPRNRDFGTKLNRKVYDLAWRTALSYRYRRGELIVTEDGLDLPLPEDFLQQAQDGLLTRELEDAFIEKYVGEMLGAMQWGKAHGRTTFITGEERMNLFTAMGVAGENGRALELEDVDVKDLLETGRIVVERSVLKEMIKRHRSDLVTSIFLPGQKNTKETTMGTVVYPSSKVSYA is encoded by the exons ATGGCCGGCAAGGGGATGAGGTGCCTCAGCGAGGCGATGAGGGGCTTGAGCCTCGGTGCGCAAACATGCAGAACAGTCTCA GTCCGCACAGCTCCGTTAATATCAAGGCGGTCCATGGCCACCGAGGCGCCCGTTTCCAAAATCACACGATCAGTAGCTGAGAAATGGACTCCCA TCACCACTGTCCCTGTTACCGTCCACTCCTTCCCCGACCTTGCCCCCCGCTCCCTCGAAACATACTCAGCCAAGCACCTctacctccccctccgccgcgACATTCTTCACCTTGCGGTCGTCTACGAAGGTGACAACACACGACAGGGTACGGCCCAAGCCAAGACTCGCTGGGAGGTCGCCGGCTCCCACAGAAAGGTTCGCCCACAAAAGGGCTCGGGCAGAGCTCGTGTTGGCAACAAGCAGTCACCGCTACAGCGCGGTGGTGGTAAATCCCACGGTCCCCGAAACCGCGATTTCGGCACCAAGCTCAACCGCAAGGTTTACGATCTGGCCTGGCGCACAGCTCTTTCTTACCGATATCGCCGTGGCGAGCTCATCGTTACCGAGGACGGGCTcgatctccctctccctgaGGACTTCCTCCAGCAAGCCCAGGACGGCCTCTTGACCCGTGAGCTTGAGGATGCATTTATTGAAAAGTACGTTGGCGAGATGCTCGGAGCGATGCAGTGGGGCAAGGCTCATGGCAGGACGACATTCATCACGGGGGAGGAGCGGATGAACCTGTTCACCGCGATGGGGGTGGCGGGTGAGAACGGCAGGGCTttggagctggaggatgtggatgtcAAGGATTTGCTTGAGACGGGCAGGATTGTCGTGGAAAGGTCGGTCCTGAAGGAGATGATCAAGCGGCATAGGAGTGATCTGGTGACGAGCATTTTCCTGCCTGGCCAGAAGAACACCAAGGAGACAACAATGGGCACTGTTGTTTACCCGTCTAGCAAGGTTTCATATGCCTAG
- the ROX3 gene encoding RNA polymerase II holoenzyme/mediator subunit (EggNog:ENOG503P38Z; COG:K), with protein sequence MSFHPQTPQSPSQFSPGTSDQNMSMSSSMTSITTALPTPAHSVNGSTLPTDASQDVVMGGDSPHKRKRAFDDLGDRQQKKVHSEGRKLGIDDLHLDVGEKYLLCRTPHPTPRPHVSEDLFELYGLGPLADSVARVLPNGEKNAIRKTYKGFIKKLGVQGHFDSVKQDPHREDSMLWLMQVPEDVWDARYVRGKDIHHGFNPEVKSKLMRATTMSKGVVPKSVWDSSVLGEIGPGKGDRAMSSARPTAPNTPLNLGGSQQPRIKVGTPVAAQDRAKRAVKKRSYGDSSFEGYGEGFPDDDTGAASGYSTGEGDMASGNKRRKKTHGVSQAHPQARQPVYGAGT encoded by the exons ATGTCCTTCCACCCTCAGACTCCGCAAAGCCCCTCGCAATTCTCTCCTGGCACGAGCGACCAGAATATGAGCATGAGCAGCTCCATGACCTCCATCACGACCGCTCTGCCGACTCCTGCCCACAGCGTAAACGGAAGCACACTACCCACCGACGCCTCCCAGGACGTCGTCATGGGCGGAGACTCCCCCCACAAGCGCAAGCGAGCCTTTGATGATCTCGGCGATAGACAGCAGAAGAAGGTGCACAGCGAGGGCCGCAAACTTGGTATTGATGACCTGCACCTTGATGTGGGCGAGAAATACCTCCTTTGCAGAACTC CCCATCCTACGCCGCGCCCGCATGTGTCGGAAGATCTCTTTGAGCTCTACGGCTTGGGACCTCTTGCCGACTCGGTAGCCCGCGTGCTTCCGAACGGTGAGAAGAATGCGATCAGGAAGACGTACAAGGGCTTCATCAAGAAGCTCGGCGTTCAAGGCCACTTCGACTCGGTCAAGCAAGATCCCCACCGCGAGGATAGCATGCTCTGGTTGATGCAGGTGCCCGAGGATGTTTGGGATGCAAGATACGTCAGGGGCAAGGATATTCACCATGGATTCAACCCCGAGGTCAAGAGCAAGCTGATGCGTGCTACGACTATGAGCAAGGGTGTCGTTCCCAAGAGTGTCTGGGACAGCTCGGTCTTGGGCGAGATTGGCCCCGGCAAGGGCGACAGAGCCATGTCTTCTGCCAGACCTACCGCACCCAACACCCCGCTCAACCTTGGAGGGTCTCAACAGCCTCGTATCAAGGTTGGCACTCCGGTCGCTGCCCAGGATAGGGCCAAGCGTGCCGTCAAGAAGAGAAGCTACGGTGACAGCAGCTTCGAAGGCTACGGCGAAGGCTTTCCAGACGATGACACAGGCGCTGCGTCAGGCTACTCTACTGGAGAGGGTGATATGGCGTCTGGGAACAAGCGCAGAAAAAAG ACTCATGGAGTCTCACAGGCCCATCCTCAAGCCCGGCAACCGGTCTATGGCGCTGGAACTTAG